In Salvelinus namaycush isolate Seneca unplaced genomic scaffold, SaNama_1.0 Scaffold2386, whole genome shotgun sequence, one genomic interval encodes:
- the LOC120038772 gene encoding protein S100-A1-like, translating to MQLMIQTFHKYSGDEGDKYTLSRAELKVMLSAELGNYLGNAQDKEAVDKVMGDLDANNDGEVDFTEFVILVGALTVACNDFFLEYNDKGEKK from the exons ATGCAGCTGATGATCCAGACCTTCCATAAGTATTCTGGAGACGAGGGCGACAAATACAccctgagcagagcagagctcaAAGTGATGCTCTCTGCAGAGCTGGGCAACTACCTGGGG AATGCCCAGGACAAGGAAGCAGTGGACAAGGTGATGGGGGACCTGGATGCCAACAATGATGGAGAGGTGGACTTCACTGAGTTTGTTATTCTGGTGGGGGCGCTCACCGTCGCCTGCAACGACTTCTTCCTGGAGTACAACGACAAGGGGGAGAAGAagtga